The genomic region TGGGCCGCAAACGCGACGTCCGAGCCACCCTTGGCACGGACGGACCCCTATCCTGGATCGTTAGACATCCCCTTTCACAGTCCCGTTAATTTCATCCTCCGTGCTACTACGGATATTGAAGAGAAGTTTGCGGTTCTGCTGCATGCTGCAGCGCCTTTCGGCGAAACCGCCTCCGCGCCCGCAACTGAGGAAGCCGCGCGGTAAACGAGCCGATAATTGCGGGACGAGGCGCGTGCGAAAGTCCTGCTCGCGAAGAACGATAGAGCCGGCCCGCAGGCGGTTGGGGCGAGCCGCACGCAGTCGGCGGCGCTATCGTCGCGCGCGTTCTCGGGCGCTGGGGCGATTTGCGCGGTCCACGCTTGAGGTAAACGAAGGGTTACCCCTCGACCGAAGCGGCTCGTGCCGCGCTAACCGAGCCGCACGGCCGCGGCGAGGTCGCCGCGGGGCGATGCTCTGCCAGGCAATCGTTGATGGCGGCGAGCAGCGCGTGCGGCGTGAACGGCTTGCGCAGACAACGCGCGGCGCCGAGCTCCAGCGCCATCCGCAGGAAGTCGGGCGCAGGCGAGTTCAGGTTTGCGAAAGCGTAGCCGGTCATCGCGATCAGCGGAATGACAGGCGCCTGTCGTGGAAAATCCGGATCGATTCGAACCCGCGCATGTGCGGCATGAAGATATCGATGATCATCAGATCGAATTGCTCGTGCTCGAGGGCGCGCAGTCCGGCTTCACCGCCCTCGGCGATCGTCACCCGAAAATTGTTGCGCTGGAGGTAGACCTCGATGGCCATGCACACCATCGGGTCATCGTCGACGACCAGAATATGGCGCAGATCGTCTCGCCCCAATTGAGCTTCCCGTTTCGGCGATTCAACGATTGAACCGTGGGGCACGCCTTTCTCCTTTGCTTGCGATGAGAGATGCAACAAACGTCGTTTGCGGAAGCGGACGAGGCGACGCGAGCCGGCACGATGGCCAGCGCGGATGCAATGCCTTCCAGCTCCTGAGGCCCCCTTGCCGCTTATTCCCGCGTACGCGTTGCAGGACGGCCGCCTCGTCAGCGAATCAGTGTGCGCTTCTTAATTCCGCCGCCTGTCTGCCCTCTAACGGGTATATGGACGACGCCACAACCTTTAGATTAGTATTTGCACGCCGTGCAACTGAGTGCGCCCACCGTCCATCGAATCCGCCGGATCGACCTGCATGACCGTGAGCCGCCCCCCGCCCAATCAGCTGCTGCAACTGCTCGACGCGGCGGATTTGGATCTGCTGCGTCCGCACCTCGCGACGTTCGAAATGGTCAGCAAATCTGTCGTGGGCGAGGTCGGCATTGCGCCGCGACATGTCTACTTCCCGCATGGTGGATCCGTTTCGATCAGGGTGAGCCTGTCCGAAGGACAGACGATCGAAATTGCGATGCTGGGCCGCGACGGCGTCGTGGGGGCTGGTGCGGCACTTGCCGACGGCATCTCGCCGATGGACGCGCTTGTGCTGTTCCCAGGAGTTGCTTCCGTGCTCGAAATCGGGGTCTTCCGCGCGGTCGCGGCGGCGAGCGCGCGGTTTCGCAAGCTGATGGTCCGCCACGAGCAGGTCATGCTCGCGCATGCGCAGCAATCGCTGCTCTGCAATACGTCGCATCCGGTCGAGGCGCGGCTCGCGCGCTGGCTGCTCCGCGCCCGCGACCTGTCCGACAGCCCGATCCTACCGCTGACCCAGGAGGCGCTGGCGCAGATGATCGGCGTCCGCCGCAACGCAATCTCGCTGGTAGCGCATGCGCTGCAGCGGGCCGGCATCATTCGCTACAGCCGCGGCCATATCGAGATCGTCGATGTGCAGGCGCTGCTGACGAGGTCCTGCGGCTGCTATTCGGCGGTGAAGGCCCATCACCTGCGCCTGCTGGGAGCCGTGGCGTGACGGGAGCACGAAGCGATCCCCGTATGCCGAATTGCACGCAGCATCGATGCATCGCCAGGGCCGGACAACTTGTCTCAATTGCCAATAAATCCCGACGCGAAGATGATGGGACTTACCCACGCACGACGTGATACGCGCGTTGCGAATCCGAAGGTGCAGGGGGAACGGTGGAGGCAGCCGTGGAAACGATGATGCGTCCATCCAACGGTTTCCTGTCCGCGTTGTCGGCAGACGATTATGAATTGATCCGCCCGCACCTGCGAACGGTGGATCTGCCCCACGACGCGGTGCTGGTCGAGACCGGCGAGACGCTCAGGCGCGCCTATTTTCCTCACCGCGGCGTCATCTCGCTGGTGGTGGAACTGGCCAAGGGCGAGCATGTGCAAGTCGCCATGATCGGCCGCGACAGCCTGCTCGGGACGCTCGCCATCTTGGGCGATGCGTATGCGTTGAACACCGCCATCGTGCTGGTTCCCGGCGTCGCCTCGGTGGTCGATCTGGACCGCCTGCGCGCGGCCGCCGACCAGAGCAGCGCCCTGCGCACGCAGCTCACGCGCCACGGGCTGGCGGTCTACGCCCAGGTACAACAGACCGCGGGCTGCAACGCCGCCCATCCCGTGGAGTCGCGGCTGTCGCGCTGCCTGTTGCACACTCATGATCTGTCGGGCGAGTCGCGTCTGCTGCTGACCCAGGAGACCATGGCCCAGATGATCGGGGCCCGGCGCAACAGCGTGTCGCTGGTCGCCAACTCGCTGCAGCAGGCCAATGTCATCCACTACAGCCGCGGACACATCCAGATCACCAACCTCGACGGGCTGCGCCAGACGGCGTGCGAATGCTACGCCGCCGTGAAGGCCCAGTACGACCGGCTGCTCGGCCCGCCCTGAACCCTGCGCTCGCTTGGTAAACCGCAGGCTAATGCCGGCCTGCAAACACCGGCCATCCTGCTACCGGAACTGAAATTCGAATGCCGTAGACACGCGACATGCCTCGCGCGCCGACGTGCCGCGCGACGACGAACCGTGATCAAGGCTGGCAAGGCCATGTTTGACGTCACCGTCGCGCCTGCGAAGGCGCTCGATGCCGAACCCGCGCGCGAGCCGCGCGCGTACGAAGCGCTGGTGCGCGAGATCGGCGAGGACGGCGCCGGTGAAGTGCGCCTTGTGTTCTGGAGCGAGACCTGCGCGCGCCTGCAATTGTTCCGCACGCTCTCGCCTGCGCAACACCACGCCAGGATCGCGCGCGAAGCGCATTCGTTGAAGAGCGCGGCCGGAACGTTCGGCTATCTCAGGCTCGCGGCGCTGGCACTGCGGCTGGAGAAAACCGTGGAGCGCCTCGGCGAAGCCGAATTCCACGCGCTCCTGGACCTGATGGATGCCGCCTACGCCGCCGCGTACGCGCAGGAGCCGCAAGGCTAGGCTCGCTTGTGACGCCCTCGTCACGCTACTTCGCGTGAAAAACGCTCCGAACGACCCGCGCGTGCATTCCCGCCGTACTTCTACGGTTTGCGATTTTCACAGATGGCTAATCATAGCTGGCGATAGTCCCGGAAAACCAGGAGGGTTTTCCATGTTCACCTACGAGACCGCAGACCAGAAGGAGGTTCGTCGCTTCCGTATCGCACAGTTCAACGGCCGGATGGCGACGGTGAAGGCCGGCGAATCGACCGTGACCGGTTTCGTGCGCTCGGTGCTGGAGCAGGAATCGAGCATGCCTCCCCGCTGGACCATCACGATCATTCCGAGCGCGCCGAAGGAAGAGATCAAGCCGCTGCGTCCCGCCTCGCGCGCGCGTCCGTTCGCCGAAGACTATTTCTGAGCACCGCGGATTTCCAATCTTTCGAGATGGGTTTCGGCATCTCGTCCGCACCGCCCGACGGCGGCGCAACCGCCCCGCTTCAGTCGATCGAATGCAAGAGCGCCGCACGGACGAGGTCCGCGGTGTTGCGCGCACCGAGCTTGCGCATCGCCTCGGCGCGATGGCTCTCGAAGGTGCGCGGACTGATCTGCATGCGAAGCGCGCCCTGCTTGTTCGAGTAGCCTTCGCTGATCAGCCTCAGCACCTCGCGCTCGCGCTTGGTCAGCCGCTTCTGCCCCGACGGGCCGAGCAGATCGGCGCGCGGCGGCTGCAGCACGCGGGCGGCCTTCGATTCTGCCTCCTCGGTGCTAGACGGGGTCGGCAAGCCGCCCTTGTGAGGGCCGGCGAGCTGCTTGACCAGGCCGCAAACGCGCTCGGTCTGTGCCAGCGCGTTCTCCACCACCCGCTGCAGATAGGCACGATCGCCCGCAGCGGGGACGAGCTGATCGCTGTGATGCTTGATCTCGCCCATGTAGAGCAGCAGGGCGGTCAGGGGGCCGTTGAGCTCGCGGGCGATGGCAGCCGCCATTTCGTCGGCCGCCCTCGCACGAACGGCGCTCAGGCGGACGAAATCGGGCTCTTCAGCTGAAGCAGCGCTGCTTTCGTGCCATTCCGATGGCCGCGAATCGGTGGCCGTATCATTCTGTGACCCCATGTCACCCGTTTAGCGGAACCGGGGCGGGTCTGTGGTTAACTTTCTGCTCCGTAAGACTACGGTGATTTAGGCCCTTTTGCGCTAAAATGACGACTTCGGCACAATTTGTGCTTGCGCGACGCCGCACGCGACCATGTAGCGGTTGAGTTTTCTGCCGAAAACCTGGTCTGGGACGCGGAAAGCTCCTCGGCGGTCGCCTTGCTCCGACATCGGTCCCCCGGATTTTACGGATTAATTAACGGCGACTTGCTTCTCTAGGGAGGTTGAGAGCGCGCAAATGCCTCCACGCATTGGGCCCGCAAGCCCGCGGGCCACGCTGCGAAAGATTGCGTGCCATGAACGAGATCGATCGGCTGTCGGAATTTCTGCAGAGGCTGACGCCGCTGTCGCGCAGCTGTCTGCTCAGCGAGCTCGAGCGGCTCGAGCTGTGCGGCATCGACATGCCGGGTTCGGCCGACATCCAGGCGCGCTTGCGCGCCGAATTCCGCAAGGACGGATCGACCCAGGCGCGCGCCACCAGCCCGTCGCGCTATTTCTTCGCGCCGCTCGAACTGCTGCTGATCGACGGCGCGCCCGAGCACGCCAACATGGGGCGGATCTCGCGCAACACCCTCACCCCGATCTGGGAATGGATCTGCCGCGACCTGCTGCCGACCATGGCCCGCGACTACATCAAGGCGATCAACGACCAGGTCGCGGCCAACAACCCGAAGGAAGTGCAGAAGATCGCCTCGACCTTCCAGACCAAGGTCGTCAAGGTCCTCGAGAGCACCCTCAACTCGCCCGAGAGCGCCGAATCCGCGCGTGCCAAGCTCGCGCAATATACGGCCTCGCGCACCGCCTTCGACGACGTCGTGAAGATGCTGCAAGTGTTGCGCGCCGGCGATGCGCTACCGAAGTTCAACGAGAAGCTGCCCGAGAAGATCGCAAAGTTCGACGACGGCCAGGTCGCCCAGATCACCGCGCAGCTCGACGCCTTCAAGAAGGCCCATCCCCAGGCACTGCCCTTCGCGCTGGCGCTGGTGGCGCGACGCCTGAAGACGTCGTGGCAATTGGTGCGGCTTGCCACCAGGGCTGCTGCGAGCAAGGCCGCCGCAGACGTCGCCGCCACACCCTATGCCTGCGTCGTGCCCATGGTCCTCGACCGGCTCGACGACAAGCGCCTCGCGCTTCGTGTCGCACTCCGGCACAACCGGGTGCTGATCGCCCGCGACCTGCTCGCCGAAATCTATGACACCGAATATGCGCTCAAGGTCCGCATCGACGGCATCGAGCATTGCGAATGGGGCGTCCGCCTCCAGCAATTGATGGACGCGATCGCGGCGCTGGTCTCCGCCGAGGTGAGCCGCTTCCCCTCGAATGTCGGCCACATTCTCGGCTCGCGGCGGCTGCGCAGCCACGATACGCTCGGCGGCAAGCTGACCTATCTGGCCTGGAAGGGACGTGACGCGATGCAGGACGGAGCGGCGGCGTTCCGCAAATTGATCGGACAGACCTAAGCGCGCCGGACCAGGATTCAGCCGATCGCATCGCGCTTCAGTTCGGCACGCGCGGCAGACACAGGAAGCGATCGAGAAATCGCCCTGACAGCACGAACCTGAACCACCAATACATCATTCGCCGCATCGACATAGCTGTAGTCCTCGACAGCCCTCCACCGGCTCGGGGGACCTTTAGCGCGAGTGCGGCAACGCGCGTGTGATGTGCTTCACATTCTTGGCCGCCAGCCCGGACCCGTTGTCGCAGAACCGTCACGCGCGGAAGGCCGCGATGCGCGCATCGCGGGAAGGCGCGAGATGAAAGCCGCCGCCGATTAACGCTGCGCCGGCTTCATCGCCGCCTCGGAGCAACCCGCGCGCCTGCATCCTTCGACGCCGTCGAGCGGCACGTCGCGCGCCAAGCACGCGCGGAGGCATTTCACCTGCAACAACCGGCGCTGCGCGTGTGGTGCTCGGGTATGCGAATTCTTTTCGAAGATTCTGTCGACAAATTAGCTCGAATTGCAGGGCTTAACGTTACTCAGATAATTCAAGAACGATGTGATGCTCTCCTTATTTGAACCCACGCTCCGCGGTTATGAAACCGTCACGGAACGGGAGTGGTATAGGATGAACGATGGGATGACTGAGCTCGTCGGACGAAGGCCTGTGACCTTCGGACGGCGAAAGGTGACGCCGCGCGCCTGCGTTGCCGACAGCAAGCGTCACTTGCGCGCCTTTCTCAGCGAGATCCTCGAAGATCTCGGCTTCGTCACCTGCGAATGTGCCAGCGCCGACGAGCTGCAGACCGTGCTCGCCAGCGAATTGCCGGACCTGATCCTGCTCGGCGTCGCCGCCGATGGCATCGAGCCGGGACGATTCCTCGAAATCCTGGTGCGCGAGGCATTTGCCGGCAGGGTTCTCGCCGTCGGCGCCCGCGATTCGATCATCGTCAAAGCCGTGCGGCAGGTCGGTGAGGAATACGGCCTTGCGATGCTGCCGCCGCTGACGACGCCCTTTGCCGCGGAGACGCTGCGCGAGCGCGTTGCCATGCTGCTGCCGGAGGAGCCGGCGCCGAGCCCGGCCGTGCATGTCGGCGAGGCCCTGCATGCCGGCTGGCTCGAGCTCTGGTACCAGCCCAAGATCGACGCGCGCACGCTGGTCCGCAACGGCGCCGAGGCCCTGGTGCGAATGCGGCATCCGACCTGGGGCGTGGTGCCGCCGGCCTATTTCATCCCGGAGCCGCACGATCCGCATCTTCGCGAGCTGTCGGAGTTCGTGATCGATCGCGCCATGCAGGACTGGCACTATCTTCTCGAGCAACAAAGTCCGGTCGACCTGTCGATCAATCTTCCCGCCTCCTATCTCAGGGAGCCGCAGGCGGTGCGCGATCTCTGCCGCCGCGTGCCGACGCACCCGGCCTTCGGCGGACTGACGGTCGAGATCGACAGCGAGGAGGCGATCCGCGAGCTCGATCTCCTGGCCGAGGTCGCGCGCGAGGTCGGCCTGCACAATATCGGCCTGTCGATCGACAATCTCGGCGCCAACTGGCCACAGCTGATGGACCTGGACAAAATTCCCTTCGTCAAGCTGAAGGCCGATCGGCAATTCGTCACCGGCAGCGGAGGCGACCGGTTGAAGCGCACGGTGTGCCGCCACATCGTCGAGCTGGCGCAGGGTTTTGGCGCGAGCGCGGTGGCGCAAGGTGTCGAGAGCCGCGCCGACCTCGTCGCCGCGAACGAAGTCGGCTTCGACCTCGTGCAGGGCTTTCTGTTCGGCAAGCCGATGCCGCTGAAGAAGTTCGCGAAGGCCGCGCTGACGCGAACGGTGATGGGGCAGCAGTGAGGCGCTGCCCTCACGCAAAGCGCCGCGCGAAGAAGACACGCGCGGTCGCGCGATCCGCTCGCACGGGAGGACGGCTCGCCTAAAGCGCGATGAGATTGGGATGAATCATCATCGCGCTTTAGGTTGTTGTTCACGCATGATCTTTCCGGAAAACCGCTCCGCACTTTTCCGGATCATGCTTTAGCGGCAGACCCAGACGCCGTTGACCAGCACGCGGGCGCAGGTCGGCGCCACGACGGCGGCTCCTGCGGCTGCTGCACCTACGGCCGCGCCACCGACCACGGCACGACGCGTCGTTCGACGGGCGACGCCCGCGACACTCGCCGGCGTCGCCGGCCGCCCGACGCGGGCTTCCGCGCTCTGGATCGCGAATGAAAGACCATCCTCTGCCGACCACTGCACCGAGGTCAATGCTGCGCAGACAACAACGGCGCCCGCCAACCACAATTTGGTTCCCTGTCGCATGACGTCCTCCTTCGCGTTTTGACCAGGCTGTTTGCTCGTAAAGGCAGCCACCGCGCCGGGACGGCGTTGATCTAGATCAAGGTTTGGCGGTCGCGGACATTGATGGGGAGACGAGAGGCGGGAGGGCCTCACGCAAAGCGCCGCGCGAAGAACACGCAGGCGACCACGATTCCGGTTGCGGCGATCATGCTTGCTGCGACCGGCTCGCCCAGCAGAAGGCCGGCGAGCGCCAGACCGAAGAACGGCTGCAGCTGCTGCAGCTGGCCGACGCGGGCAATGCCGCCGATGGCGAGCCCGCGGTACCAGAAGATGAAGCCGACGAACATGCTGAAGACGGAGACGTAGGCGAGCCCGATCCAGGCGGGCACCTTGATGCCGCTCCAGACCGGCGGCCACGTCAGCACGGCGAGCACCAGCATCAAGGGCAGCGCCAGCAGCAGCGCCCAGGAGATCACCTGCCAGCCGCCGAGGCGGCGCGACAGCGCGGCGCCCTCGGCATAGCCGAGGCCGCACAGCACGATCGCGGCCACCATCAGCAGATCGCCTTGAAGCGAGGCCGCGCCGTCACTGGTGAGGGCAAAGCCGGCCACGGTGGCGCTGCCGAGACCAGCGAACAGCCAGAACAGCGGCCGCGGCCGCTCGCCGCCGCGCAGCACGCCGAAGATCGCGGTCGACAGCGGCAGCAGGCCGATGAAGACGATGGACCGCGCGGACGTGATGTGCTGGAGCGCGAGCGCCGTCAGCAGGGGAAAGCCGACCACGACGCCGATGGCGACGATGCCGAGCGAGGCAAGGTCCCGCCGCTGCGGCCGCGCCTGACGGAGCAGGGCGAGCACCAAAGCCCCGATCAGCGCCGCGATGACCGCGCGCGCCGAGGTCAAAAACAGCGCCGAGAAGCCGCCGACCGCCACGCGCGTCGCCGGCAGCGAGCCGCTGAAGATGATGACGCCGAGAAGCCCGTTGCCCCAGCCGCTGGCGGAAGAGTGCATGTTGGTCTCGCTTGGGTAGGGGCGGCTGGCCCGGTGCCGTGGCGGTTGAACGCTTCGCGTGATGGCATGGAACAACAAAAGTTCGAAAACAACCCCATGCACAGTAGACGGGGGTTGCAAGATCAATGGGTTAGGTAGGGGCTGGATCAGGTGCGGGTCGGGCGGGGTTTTGGGGGCCGAAAAGTCGGGGGATCGTGGTTTGACTCGCCTGTCCAGCGCACCCGTGCGAACCGACGAGGATTGGCCGCAATCGTTGCCGCCCATCCGAATGACGTCTCCCGTGATTTGCTTCGTCGGGCAAAACAGGAGCATAGTGGCATCGTCGCAAGAGGTCGGACAGGCAGGGCTTTGGCCCGGGCCTCGTGAAGGCGTTTGCCGCCGGACGGTGCGCGTTTTGTGCACTGTCACTGCAACATCCAGCATCCGCTCAGGCAAATCGAGAATATCGGGAAAGCTGAAAGAAGGGTTCTGCTTCGTACGACGGATCGGTGGCCAGGCGAGCAAGCCTTTGCCCGATGGCGGGCGCGAACTTCGCACCATGGCCTGAACAAGCGGAGCAGACGATCAGGCGGGACTCCGGCCAGCGATCGATGATGAATTCCTCGCCCGCATCGGGCCGGCGGTCGGCGGGCGCGGTGTTGGTGTAGAGGCAGACGTCGCGATCGATGATGGACCCGGCCGCGCCCGGGACGAGGGCGGCCAACGCTTCGCCGACCGGACGGAGTTCGGCATCGCTGGCCTGCGGGCCCCAGTCGTCGGGGCCGACCACGGGCCCGTGGTTGTGAGGCGCAGCTTTGACGCCGCGCTGTTCGAAGTCCGGAAAGCCGTAGACGATGTTATCAGGACCTCGGTCCAGAATGAAGATCGGGAAACGATCGAGCGCCACGCTGTCGGGGCTAGCAGGCGCGAACCAGCCGACCGCCTGTCGGGTCACGTGAAGCAGCGCGCCTAGTCGCGGGAGTGCGCGACCGAGCCATGGGCCCAGCGCCAGAATCGCGCGCTCGGCGAAGAACTCTTGGGTCGCCGTGCGGATCGATACGCCGTCGTGGTGCGACGTGAAGCTCGCGCGTTCCGGAATCACGCAGGTGCCGGCGCGTTCGCGCATCAGTTTCATGACGACCTCGGTGCGCAGGATCGCGCCACCGTCCTGGACGACGACGTCCCAATCGCCGGGCAGGGTGAAAGCCGGAAATTCCTTGTTCGCTTGAGCCGCGGTCAACATCGGATCCGGACGCCCTTTCGCGATCGCGGCCGCGCGCGAGGACGCCACCATGGCGGAGCCGGGGCGGCCGGCCTCCAAAACAGGGGTTTCCGTCAGAATTGTTTGACCGCTTTCGCTCTGCAGCCGGATCCAGCCGGCATGCGCCTCGTCGCTCAGGCTGGTGTAGTTGGGGTTTTCGAAATTGAAGCGCCGGAAAATTCGACATGAACCATGCGACGAGCCTCGATCCGAACCTGCTGCGACAGGGTCGAAGCCGAGCGCATCGACGCCGGAATCCAGCAATGCGCCCAGCGCTGCTCCGCCCATGAGCCCCAGACCCAGCACGGCGACTTCGCATTTTCGCATGAAGACCTCGCAAGCGATGCTACGAGGCGCCGATCATCCTGATGATTTCGCGTGTTTGCAAGATCTACGGGAGGCGGTTACGGCCGGCATCGACAACGCCATATCAGATCAATGGGGAAGCAATCAGCGCCATCAGGTCCGTTCCTGTCATCGACGGCCTGCGCGCGTCAACTGCGCTGGTGCATGATTTGACGCTGGTGACGCCCAATGATCGCGATGTTGCGGGGCTGGGGTGAGCGTGGTGAATCCGTTTGAGAGCCGATAGACGGGGCATCGAGCGTCTCACCCACACAGACTATTCGCGACGTGAGTCACCTCCTCCTTCGGCTCGACCATATTGATAGTCCATGTCATCGAAGTCGCTCGATGCCTCCACCTGATCTAGGCTCCCGATTCCGAGGAAATTTCGTCCCCGCTCCGTCACGTTGTCTAAAATCGATCTCCCAAACACGTCTTCATAGATCCCCTCCATTATCTTCCGGGTACAAGAGCTCAATTCTGATTGCAGCGCAGGAAAGTTGTAAGCGTCGCGATAGGCTCCGAAGTACGCAGAAACGGACCTTGAGAGATCAACTACGGTTTCCTGAAAGTCACTTCCCTCTTTCGATCGGGTTTCAAAGTTGAATTGGTCTTCCAGGGACTCTCTGATCTTTGCAATGTGCGCTCTAGAAATCTTGGAGACGAATCGCTGCTCGGAGGTGAGAAAGACTATTTGGCGTCCCAAGAAATCGACTGGCTGTTGAGGCCCGATGAGGCGGGTCTTCGATCGATCGGACAGTTCGGGGATCGAGAATCCGAGGCGATTCAAACGGTCCGTTATGAACTTGAGCCCGTCCTTAGCTTTCTGCTCTGTCTCATAGAAGAGCAAGATGTCGTCCGCGTACCGTATCATCTCCATCTTCACGCATTGGACATCGTTGTCGAACGGCGACAAGATTAGATTGGCTAGAATTGGAGAGAGCGGCATTCCCTGGCGGAGCCCAACTCCTGGCTTGATACCACGCGTCTTGAGAATCGGACGTAACCGACTTTCATCGCGAATTTCACAGTCGATGAACCTCTTGACCAAAGGCGCGACGCTACTGCGAGGCAGAGTGCGGTCTACCTTCTCCTTGAGAGGGCCACGAGGAATACGATCGAAGAAGCTCTCTATATCTGTTTTGAGGCACCATCCAAATTGCGGTCTAAGTTCAAGTGCCCGAGTGATGGCCGCCTTCGTGCCGCGCCCTTCGATGAAGCCGTAAGACGAAGAGTTGTAGATCGGAAGTTTCTTTCCCGCGGTGAAATGCTTCACGAGCGCTCGCTGAACGATCCTATCCTTGATCGTGGGAATGCAGATCAATCTCTTTTCGTTAGACGCCGATTTCGGTATCGCCACCCCTCTCAACTTTGATGGACCATACTGTCGATCACGGATCGTCTTTGCGAGAGAGGCTATGTTAGTTTCGAGTCGGGTCGCAAATTGAGCTGCAGTGATCCCATCCACCCCAGGGCCCCCAGCTTTGGACGTACTGTCTGGTGACAGCCGCCATGCGTGCATCAGCTTCGATTTCGAAAGGATGCGGCTCGGCGTTGAGGTGGACATCGTTCTCCCAGGCTTAGGGTCGAGACTATGTGGGTGCACCTAAGCCTGATTGAACGGGACGCCAACGCAGCGTCATGGACGCTTGTGCTGGCAGGTGGAGCTTCGCGGCTGCCACGCTGTCGCGCGACCCGCTGGGCCCCTGACAGATGACCGTCTGGAGGTCAAGCCAGACCTGCAGACACACCATCGCCGCCAAGCTCGCGAAAAGAACAAATCGCGAACACGCAGTGCCGGTTCTCCGTTTCCGGCCCTTGGCCGCCTCGTCGTAAAGGCCCTCAGCCCTGCTCTTACGTTTATGCACCCTGGGCATCGGTCCCTCCGTTGCTCTGTCGCGCCAACGCAGCGTCATGGACGCTTGTGCTGGCAGGTGGAGCTTCGCGGCTGCCACGCTGTCGCGCTGTCGCGCGACCCGCTGGGCAACTGACAGATCACCGTCTGGAGGTCGTCTCGGGTAAGAAACGGCTACCAACGATGCGAAATTAGTGATTGCGTCTGGAACAAGCAACCTTTGGTGGAGCGCTTTGCCCAGAAAAATTGCCGGGGCGAAGCAGTGAGATACCATCGCTGTTTACCGCGAAGGATTTAGCGATCTGAGAGGAGCATTTCAGCGGCTGGCGGAGAGGGAGAGATTCGAACCCCCGGTAGGCTTGCACCTATGCCGCACCTCGAGCGCGGTGCATTC from Bradyrhizobium sp. CB1015 harbors:
- a CDS encoding EAL domain-containing protein encodes the protein MNDGMTELVGRRPVTFGRRKVTPRACVADSKRHLRAFLSEILEDLGFVTCECASADELQTVLASELPDLILLGVAADGIEPGRFLEILVREAFAGRVLAVGARDSIIVKAVRQVGEEYGLAMLPPLTTPFAAETLRERVAMLLPEEPAPSPAVHVGEALHAGWLELWYQPKIDARTLVRNGAEALVRMRHPTWGVVPPAYFIPEPHDPHLRELSEFVIDRAMQDWHYLLEQQSPVDLSINLPASYLREPQAVRDLCRRVPTHPAFGGLTVEIDSEEAIRELDLLAEVAREVGLHNIGLSIDNLGANWPQLMDLDKIPFVKLKADRQFVTGSGGDRLKRTVCRHIVELAQGFGASAVAQGVESRADLVAANEVGFDLVQGFLFGKPMPLKKFAKAALTRTVMGQQ
- a CDS encoding FAD-dependent oxidoreductase: MRKCEVAVLGLGLMGGAALGALLDSGVDALGFDPVAAGSDRGSSHGSCRIFRRFNFENPNYTSLSDEAHAGWIRLQSESGQTILTETPVLEAGRPGSAMVASSRAAAIAKGRPDPMLTAAQANKEFPAFTLPGDWDVVVQDGGAILRTEVVMKLMRERAGTCVIPERASFTSHHDGVSIRTATQEFFAERAILALGPWLGRALPRLGALLHVTRQAVGWFAPASPDSVALDRFPIFILDRGPDNIVYGFPDFEQRGVKAAPHNHGPVVGPDDWGPQASDAELRPVGEALAALVPGAAGSIIDRDVCLYTNTAPADRRPDAGEEFIIDRWPESRLIVCSACSGHGAKFAPAIGQRLARLATDPSYEAEPFFQLSRYSRFA
- a CDS encoding DMT family transporter; its protein translation is MHSSASGWGNGLLGVIIFSGSLPATRVAVGGFSALFLTSARAVIAALIGALVLALLRQARPQRRDLASLGIVAIGVVVGFPLLTALALQHITSARSIVFIGLLPLSTAIFGVLRGGERPRPLFWLFAGLGSATVAGFALTSDGAASLQGDLLMVAAIVLCGLGYAEGAALSRRLGGWQVISWALLLALPLMLVLAVLTWPPVWSGIKVPAWIGLAYVSVFSMFVGFIFWYRGLAIGGIARVGQLQQLQPFFGLALAGLLLGEPVAASMIAATGIVVACVFFARRFA
- a CDS encoding Crp/Fnr family transcriptional regulator, which codes for MTVSRPPPNQLLQLLDAADLDLLRPHLATFEMVSKSVVGEVGIAPRHVYFPHGGSVSIRVSLSEGQTIEIAMLGRDGVVGAGAALADGISPMDALVLFPGVASVLEIGVFRAVAAASARFRKLMVRHEQVMLAHAQQSLLCNTSHPVEARLARWLLRARDLSDSPILPLTQEALAQMIGVRRNAISLVAHALQRAGIIRYSRGHIEIVDVQALLTRSCGCYSAVKAHHLRLLGAVA
- a CDS encoding Crp/Fnr family transcriptional regulator produces the protein MMRPSNGFLSALSADDYELIRPHLRTVDLPHDAVLVETGETLRRAYFPHRGVISLVVELAKGEHVQVAMIGRDSLLGTLAILGDAYALNTAIVLVPGVASVVDLDRLRAAADQSSALRTQLTRHGLAVYAQVQQTAGCNAAHPVESRLSRCLLHTHDLSGESRLLLTQETMAQMIGARRNSVSLVANSLQQANVIHYSRGHIQITNLDGLRQTACECYAAVKAQYDRLLGPP
- a CDS encoding Hpt domain-containing protein, whose amino-acid sequence is MFDVTVAPAKALDAEPAREPRAYEALVREIGEDGAGEVRLVFWSETCARLQLFRTLSPAQHHARIAREAHSLKSAAGTFGYLRLAALALRLEKTVERLGEAEFHALLDLMDAAYAAAYAQEPQG
- a CDS encoding reverse transcriptase domain-containing protein, coding for MSTSTPSRILSKSKLMHAWRLSPDSTSKAGGPGVDGITAAQFATRLETNIASLAKTIRDRQYGPSKLRGVAIPKSASNEKRLICIPTIKDRIVQRALVKHFTAGKKLPIYNSSSYGFIEGRGTKAAITRALELRPQFGWCLKTDIESFFDRIPRGPLKEKVDRTLPRSSVAPLVKRFIDCEIRDESRLRPILKTRGIKPGVGLRQGMPLSPILANLILSPFDNDVQCVKMEMIRYADDILLFYETEQKAKDGLKFITDRLNRLGFSIPELSDRSKTRLIGPQQPVDFLGRQIVFLTSEQRFVSKISRAHIAKIRESLEDQFNFETRSKEGSDFQETVVDLSRSVSAYFGAYRDAYNFPALQSELSSCTRKIMEGIYEDVFGRSILDNVTERGRNFLGIGSLDQVEASSDFDDMDYQYGRAEGGGDSRRE
- a CDS encoding helix-turn-helix transcriptional regulator, which encodes MGSQNDTATDSRPSEWHESSAASAEEPDFVRLSAVRARAADEMAAAIARELNGPLTALLLYMGEIKHHSDQLVPAAGDRAYLQRVVENALAQTERVCGLVKQLAGPHKGGLPTPSSTEEAESKAARVLQPPRADLLGPSGQKRLTKREREVLRLISEGYSNKQGALRMQISPRTFESHRAEAMRKLGARNTADLVRAALLHSID